A genomic window from Sorex araneus isolate mSorAra2 chromosome 2, mSorAra2.pri, whole genome shotgun sequence includes:
- the ARL10 gene encoding ADP-ribosylation factor-like protein 10 isoform X1 produces MAPRPLGPLVLALGGAAAVLGSVLFVLWRAYRARGRERRCDGAEAWWGAEPGRLPEWDEWDPEDEEDEEPALEELEQREVLVLGLDGSGKTTFLRVLAGKPPLEGHVPTWGFNSVRLPTKDFEVDLLEIGGSESLRFYWKEFVNEVDVLVFVVDSADRPRLPWARQELHRLLDKDPDLPVVVVANKQDLSEAVSMVQLQQELGLQTLDSQREVFLLAASVAPEGPGFENPGTVHIWRLLLELLS; encoded by the exons ATGGCGCCGCGGCCGCTCGGCCCCTTGGTGCTGGCGCTGGGCGGCGCCGCGGCCGTGCTGGGCTCGGTGCTCTTCGTCCTCTGGAGGGCCTATCGCGCCCGCGGACGGGAGCGCCGCTGCGACGGCGCCGAGGCCTGGTGGGGCGCCGAGCCCGGCCGCCTCCCCGAGTGGGACGAGTGGGAC cccgaggacgaggaggacgaggagccGGCGCTGGAAGAACTGGAGCAACGCGAGGtgctggtgctggggctggacgGTTCGGGCAAGACCACGTTCCTGCGCGTGCTGGCCGGGAAACCCCCGCTGGAAGGCCACGTCCCCACCTGGGGGTTCAACTCCGTGCGGCTGCCCACCAAGGACTTCGAGGTGGACCTTCTAGAGA TCGGTGGCAGCGAGAGCCTGCGCTTCTACTGGAAGGAGTTTGTGAACGAGGTGGACGTGCTGGTGTTCGTGGTGGACTCGGCCGATCGCCCGCGGCTTCCCTGGGCCCGGCAGGAGCTTCACAGGCTGCTGGACAAGGACCCCGACCTGCCCGTGGTCGTGGTGGCTAACAAGCAG gaCCTGAGCGAGGCGGTGAGTATGGTGCAGCTGCAGCAGGAACTGGGCCTGCAGACCCTCGACAGCCAGCGCGAGGTCTTCCTGCTCGCCGCCAGCGTGGCCCCCGAGGGGCCCGGCTTCGAGAACCCTGGCACTGTGCACATCTGGCGGCTGCTGCTGGAGCTGCTCTCCTAG